The segment TCATTGACGTGTTTctgaattatgtttttttaacgcatatcttatttattttttattctttgggCATTTCTTTACAACACGTTTTTACCTACTATATTGTATTTCCCAAACTTTCCTACAACACAAAAACGAGCTAAAATCCAGGGCTTGTAGAGTTGGAGTCAGAAGTTGGAAAACTTGTACTGAGTCcgactacaaaaattattatagtgtatataaataaaacttatttttaatctaaggcttacatagagtaaagttttttttctaaatggttttAAATTATGGGTATTAATTACTagtaatttatgaaacttgaaaatTAACTAATCTATaaatttacttcacaaatttcaaaggTGATTTGTAGTCTACACAATCACAATTCCTGAGcatctctaaagtctaaattattatattgagaAGAGCATAGCCACTAACGTAAGAATGTATTAGCAATCGATAGATTGTGATACGTTTCATTTGTTGattgttgttcatcttgttaaatatcttatattccaaatttctttttaatacctggtacaattatttactacatataactaataagttattagttgtattaataattatttataactagctttaaatctatttttatagtcTCTAGATCCAATAGtcattatataagttataaaatatattgttaaaaaattgtattggagTCTGAGACGGTGACATTTAAAGTTCTGGATTCGGAATCGGGCATTTAATGTAGCAACTCCACAATCCCACTAAAATAACTTGGTAGCTAGTCAATTCTGGGCCAATTTTTCCCAaccattgaaaatttattcaataataaatgttgataATTGTTTACAGCAGAATAAGAGGTAATTGGAAATCAACCTATCAAGGGTCATAACTAGACTTGGGATTTGTGAGTCAATGGCTCAAATATTTGGTCATTTTAaccttttttgcttttttttttaaagactggTATGAAATTAATAGAGAGAAATTGGATTTTAGTTTGATTATATGCACAGTCTTATTTATTCCTTGAAgatatttttggagggaaacTCCACCTGCAAAAACTCTCATTAATTAGGTtggaaaacaataaataaaatcaactctCATTTTgggttatgattacatgatcggaTATGCAAGGGAGCCAGATTTCGACCAcagcaaaaaagaagaaagggaaatttggttaaaaattgactgttgaataatctCCCTTGAATCTTGCATTTAAtggataaatacttttgtttcaAATTGCCTTATTCTTATCTATACATTTATGGAAACGATTAAACCTACAAACAGTGGTAGTGAGGATGAGATGCCTTTGTCAAACATGACTCCTGAAGTCTTCAAAACCTCAAATTTACTCCAACTACTAATGTTGACGTTGAATAGTTTTTTGGATGCTTAAAACTACCAAGGATCGAAGGCAAAAATTAacagaagaaaatatttcaaaaatcttgatttgttgataaaatataacaaaatttatgagtctatatattatatgtgaatgtctgtgtgtgtttGTTCTTCAATCACGGACAAACCAAATAATGGATTTCCTAAAACTTTCCATGTTGGTTCTTACGGCTCTAGAAACggttctggtaacatttttttggtctttaaGGCTACGGAagccttaaaatagcattttttagaACTTCATCTGTACAACCTGAAGGCCAgagtttattttgaatattagaaGAGttttttgatgctcagggaagtgcaGTTGGAAGAATTTAGCCTACCTCAGGGACCAAAAGTTCATATACAGATACCGTAGTCAGGAGTTGTATTCTAGGATATaaaggggttcttggtgctCAGAAATTCAGCGGCGTTGCAGTTTAAACTACCTTGAGGCACATTACTTCATCTGTACACTCTAAGAACCGGGGTTTATTTTAGGATacttgatgctcagagaaggGGAGGcgagaaatttaacttgcctcggGCCCAGCCGTTTAGCAGTATTACCCGTGGGCTATAGTATACTATACAATATTATAAGGGTTCCTTGGTCCCTAGAAACACGGCggcagtagagtttaaactacATTTTGGCCGAGCAATTCACAAACTTATTACTTGAGAGCCAGTGTGTATTTAGGTATATTAGGTAggtttcttgatgctcagggaagcggtggcGGAGAATTTAACTTGACTAGGATCTAGCAGTTTACCTGCCCAGCCTTGCAGCTCGGTTGTATTAAAGCATATTAGAAAGGTTTCTAGAAAAAAGCAGCGGTGgtagattttaaactatattttgttttacttgCACAAATTGAGACgttttttgggatattaggaggtgTCCTTGATGCACAGGAATCAGCTGGAAGACTGTGAGTTTGACCCAGAAAAAGGCAACTACTTTCACATTCATTTAAAGAAGAGTGACTATATAATGGCTATATATTGTaatactcataaaaccaacatgagaataattcttaaaattttacaggcTTATTCTTTTGTTTTACATTAAGCGgaagagttcttaattatttttaatttcttaatgtcccgggcaaTACAAGGTAAACCTACTCtagtaaataatgataaatataagcCTATACTAATTCTTTTATTCATCATTagtaaactgtatttttctttaaatataaatgtatcaatttttatattttctgtacaaatttttcaaaattttagcacTCTCAAAAATCTAAAGACTATTCACAATATTAATAAGTAGAAatgaagcagaaacatcgatagctgacagcaacactgtatatttttgtgttggtgGGGTATCTCCTCTTAGAAGTTACCTCGAACTTTTAACGCAATTTCTCATGTTtcttgtataattatatatgtagtttaaattaagagaaaaagagaatgtttaatttaattaacgaCATGTGTAAACGGATATCctatgatgaaataattttttgagttattcGGAAATATCCACAATAAATTTGCCTCCCTACAAATAGGGaatcataattcattaattaaatttaaaggcataattatatcatattcaaAAGTTATGACATGGGATTTTTTAGAAATGGatcgaatttttcttttaagcaCTTGTTTGAGACATTATGCTCAACAGCAGAGCGGTACTACAAAAATCTCAGTTTGCTTAAATCAAAATTCACATTTAAGATGTTGGGATGACTTATGAGTACTTAAGTGTTTCGAGCgatcactaatatttaaaaaaaaaattatgcaattcacttcttaacatatactgaaaatgcacattGATTGTGATATACACaagatatctaaaaaaagaaacaaacagaaACTGTTCTCTTCTTTTACACCCACAATATTCTTGatacatataagaaataaaaatggagtcGTATTAAAGCAATATTGTAGGGGGGGTGTTGGTTATGgtgataataaaatcaattgttttggaaaagtatatttataggtatttcaaaaaaaaaaaaaaaaaaaaaaaaaaatacatactaagTATGCATCTATGAAATGAGCCCTATGTGTCGCCAGTTAGACGTTATAAACCGGTCTAAAAACCTAAATGCTTATTTCCAAATGTgtcaacaatattaaatttattgtttgcataattttattcaacaacgcacttttttcgctcgtaaaaatgtcttattttgtacctacaaactacgatgtgaggacatcattgattttatGTTACCAATGGATgaaaaacgcttctcaagcccatcaaatgcttgtggaagcttaTGTTGGGCATGTTCTAAGCAGAATACAGTGTTTCAGGTGGTTTGAAAGTTCCAAAGTTGGTGATTTTGACGTGAAAAATGAAGAACGCTGTCGGCCaccgaaaaagtttgaagacgccAAATTAACATTAACGGTAAAACTGTTAATGTTAATAACAATTGGCTTATTTGAACCATGCTATACGCCAAAAGTGCCCAAGATATGAAGCCAGGTAATACAatgtaattttccttgatgacaacgcaCCACTGCATCACTCAATAGCCACCCaccagcttgttgaatcgtacagCTGGGAATCTCTTGTTCATGCGACTTACTCACCAGAACTGGCGCTTTCCGTTCATCACTTGTTTACATCGATAGGCcacgcactcaatgatttacgctttGATTCTCACcttgaagccaaaaaatggattgatGGCTGGTTTGCACCCAAAgacgaacatttttttttggaaagggatccataaattgcctgaaagatgggAAAAGTATGTGGCTAGCGAAggcaaaaatgaaatttgtaaccattttgtacaataaacattcaaatttaaaaaaaaaagtcttatttcATAAGTGCATACCTggtatatattcaaaataatgtccactgaagttgattgaaattgagCTCATTTGAAAACTTGAGATTATGTATCACTTTTGAAAGCCAACGGGTATAGTGCATAACACCGGTTGACATGAACTTAACTCCACGCTCAGAGACATCacctagaaaaataaatagtcgttctaataattatctattttcgtctcttgaaaatatattttttcaagattatcTTTTGCATATTCAATAGTACTGTCTCGTATGCCTTCCAAAAGACTGGTCATCTCTTCATCTGTAGTACTAGGTCTATAGTTAGTTTTGTTGATTGATTACCAATTTGAACAAATGAATATCTGGGTAAGATGTGGGACACATACATTCATAGAAAACAGATCCAATAGCTAATCAATTATATAGTGTCTACAAGCAAATAGTAGAATAGTCGAACACATGTTCCATTATTTTTGCCGTTATTTGAACTTGTATTGTCAAAacaccttatttttatttaatgtccaATATTCCATCCTTTAACTGCTTTCAATACAGTTCTGGTTCTTCTCCTGTCCCAGATGAAAGTTTGACCATCGATAATAGTTTAGAAATTCATTTTCCTGAAACTAACACAGATAATTGATCAGTTTTTTCGGTTCTATTAAGATTTGGACTCATTTTTCTCGCTGGGCTAAGAGTTTTTCTTCTTTGCAATACGGAGGTAGATGTAACAATCTAATTGATAcatcatcaagaaaaaagaacatatacaaatgatatatttttttgtgggtaACATCTTTGACCATGATCACCAAGATTTTTATTGCTGGTtttgtgtgttaaaattgaattaataatgtcACTTTCCCTGAAAAGGTCATATAAAGGTTACTAAGGTCACGGttactacaaatttaatttttttccttgaatttaatgtaaaataaatgtgatTGGAAATTTTAATGTTCATCAGTTGACTAGTTGTGTTGCAATAggctaaagaaataaaaaaaaagcatatgagctaaatttcaatcaacttcaattgacgttattttgaacgtttatgtattattattattattttttttgtttgaaatacagggtgtccacgataaattggaactactttaaacttcatccagatgcataatgtggatattcggggttaaatcatactaatttaaaggttgcgtgaacaatacactataacttccaccacaattgttttgacaacaaacaatagtcatcatggaacaagcaaggagagatgtcatcctcgaattggctcgcgcgggacacaagccctctgctatctacaagcttctgaACTACCCTAAGACCACGGTGTatcgggtcttcaatgcctgggaggttgaggggaaggtctgccgcaaggccacaacatgagaagtgacctaatccgcactccccgcttccttgaaggcctccgaaAGTCCAttaaggcttcgccggggacttccttgtccaggttagccaagaaccgtggagtgagcaagcagctggtctccaagactgtgaatgaggacctcggttACAGGTCATACCGAGTGGCCAAACCACAAATTATCACAGCATCCATGAAGGCAACCAGGCttaccaacggtaagcgtctcctcaatgacctcaGAGGTCcttgcggtcttcaccacaaagttccggcctccgtgatgaccctggatgtcatctgcagcaccggtgaggtgatgcctcctttcttcttcaatcccaaggaaaaggttaacgcaataaggtactgcgaagtcattgaggagttcgtcatcccttGGATGAatgatacggccgctgggaagGAGTTCaaattccaacaagactcagcaccctcacacatcgccatgagcaccactaacctcttcaattCCCACGACATCACTCTCTGGGATCGCAatacctggccctccaactcaccctaCCTCAAtacgtgtgattactactggtaggggaagttggagagggaggtgtgcaaggtcagccacaagagaattgcggccctgaagggctccattacgagggagtggaatgctgtcgattccgcggaagtcataaGAACATGTAAATCCTTTAGGGgtaggatggagaagatggtggctgctgagggaggacatgtttaataaatttattgtttaatatcatgtgtaactttttcatataacaaatacactccaaattcaatttttatcaagcaggtttaattttaagatagttccagtttatcgtggacaccccgtagttataaaatataccttaCTGTAATTTCAGTAAGCTCaatgtattgttttttcaaaataaaaatcattcatcTGAAGTTCATGGACAGTATTTATGCAAGTACTCAgtctcttttctttaaaaatgtaaattttcaatactttggggccgttgagctacctcggaatatttttccaaactgtttaaacttttcttaaatgttttttgtacaattcggaaacatttttttacctaaGACATTTACTTCccacaaataaataacattgattttattatcACTCTAACCCACACCCCTACAATATTGCATTACTACgactcaattattattttttatatcaaaaatatttaaacaatttacatcagggatcacCTTATAGAGTGCACTCTGTATACATGTCCGATGATATATGCACACACCTCCTATGTTATAacaatacgactacattgttatttcttagatcgaaatatgtatatgatatacatcttGGAGCACTATGTACGGTGTACCCCCTGATGgagttttcatatattcattcaGAGTGACAAACTGTGCTTCAACATGGGGAATGGTATTATTGGAGTAAGTACCTGACTTTTGTCAAGGAGGATAGGAAATTCACAATGGTACAATTCCAAATTTCAAGGGGTTGTATTTACTTCAACTACCCTTCAAAGACTGGGGAAAGATGTAGAATTCAATTATCCAAGTATTTGCAACATTTCCATCATTATCTGCTCTTCGATACTTTTTCAAGTTGAATATTGGTCTTTTTAATGTGAATGATTATGTTCCCAAGTACTCATTTCCTTGCGTTCTTTTTGGCATGCCCTAAGGGACAGAAAAATCTACTCCTGAAACTATTGTCTTCTGTTTTGGTTAGTGCTAAGGTATAAATAGCTGGCTACCTATCTTCTGGCCGTCTAATAAACTTTTACTCCCTGAAGAAAATCTATATTGCTTCTGCAGCAAGGTACGCAGCCTTTTCCTTAAGGATTCCCTGTTACGAGGATGGAGAGTGAAACTACGCATCAGAAATGGTTAAGTTTTTCCCATAATGGTCATGTAAGTTCTATTCCACcctaaaatgaatattaaatcgTTATCTGATGATGAGaataaaaacatcatataaatagtttttttttctttgtttgtctccttttaattttattattttcgtttTGTATGTACCCATATTTTGTAAAGGTAGACTTtgatatcttgtttttttttatacattagtTTTAATAGGAAAGGGTTGGTCTTTGATCAAGGgacttaattttaaactatagtttatGATCATTTTATCGCAATCTctctttatgtatttttatatatatcacgGCATTAagtcattaaaacaaaaaagcttatgtattttgttatcaactgattcaacaattttctcctctgacttgatacgtcatggatatttcacagtttattctttttgataaatatacgaagtaataagttatccaccgtttccaaaaggacagctatacaatttatttttgagaccTCGTAcgatatatatctatatatacatgttccagttaaagtaagaaatccGATAATTTGCCAATTAACTATAATAACTGAACTGTACCGCTAATGCACATAATCACTGAACAAGACTGTTAATGttcataataactaaaaaaaatatagttaactATAAAACGGACTCTAGCCCACCGCCAactcatataatattattggaGATGTTATCCACTTTAACTCCGGTTGTTATAACAACCCACTGATTTTGTTGCTTGCCAACGAGACTAACAAACGGGTTTAACCCCACCGCCAACTCATGCAATATCATCAGAGACGCTATCCACTATAGCCTCGGTTAATATTCCAGCCCACGGGGTTTGTTGCATGCCAAAGCGAATACAAAATGGGTTCTAACACACTGCCAATCCATGTAATATCATCAGAAACGCCATCAACTGTAACCTCGATTGTTATCAGAACCCAAAGGTTGTCTTGCGTGCCAGCACGACTAACAAACGGGTTGGAACCCACCGCCAAATCTTATAATATCATCAGAGAAGCTATCCAATATAGCCTCGATTGATATCCCAGCCCACGGGTTCTGTTGCATGCCAAAGTGACTAACAAACGTTACAACCCCTTTTTTTTGTGGAGTTGGCACACAAGACAACTCGTGGGATGGGATATCAACCCTGTTTATAGTGGCGTCTCTGATGATAATACATGATTTGGTTGTTTGTTAGTCGTGTTGGCACGCTATATAGCCTGTGGGCCGGGATATCAACCGTGTTCACAGTGGATAGTGTCCTTGATTTTATTTCCTGAATTGGCAGTGTGTTAGAACCTATTTTCTATTCACGTTGGCGTACAACAAAACCTGTGGGCTGGGATAGCAACCGAGGCTATAGTGGATAGCGTCTTTGATGATATTGCATGAGCTGGTGGTGGGTTTACACCCCTTTGTTAGTCgcgttagaaaaaaaaaaaaaaaaaaaaaaaaatcggtgtgCTGTTATAACAACCGGAGTTACAGTGGATAGCGtctcattaataaattttggctaccatatagaaatagaaatgtatagctacgctcttcctgaaatattaaaattatttattttaaaaagtatggaataaaatactatgtagagttttactattatgaaatatatataccatatataatacatttaaaaaaattaggaataaaTATGACATTGATAGTCAAGGagtacttaagaaataaatagcagttggtatgactgatttatttggctaactaccagatgattttagcccttttttgattctttttggaGGAATCTTGTGTGATACAATAGAGGTGATACGtgatatattgataattttaattacataccaaataataataattgcgtGAAAGGTTTCAGGCAAATATATCGGTGAATCCAACTTAAGAGATCTCTCTTTcggagaatatattttaatgattaattatatattcattttttcaggtCAACGCTTTCTGCTTGTACAGTTGGACCTGGAACAGTTGTCACATGTGCAAGGGCCGGATACGCATACGGTTTTCAATTGATATGGGCTCTTGGATTTGCTTCTATATTGGCATACACTTTGCAAGAAGGAGCCGCACGGTTGACGATCAATAGTGGTAGAAGCCTTGGAGAATGCATTAGATATAAATATGCCCATGCTTATCCAATATACAAAACTGCCCTAATTTGTTGGATTATATCCATTTCAGTATTCATTGGAAATACATTTTACGAAGCTAATAACTTTGCTGGAGGGTTGGCTGCCATATATACTTTGCCTCCTGTTTATGAAACTGTAATAACACGAGTAGTGACATGTCTCATTTATGCTGCTATAGTTATTGCACTTTTAGTATTTGATTCGACGCAAAGCCTTGGTTATCTCTTAGGTAATTCAATAggtttaaatgaaaataaatgtacagGATTGATCACacattttattagtatttatttttcattagttgaatttaaacaagagattttgtgaggacatttattctACAAAACCATCTGAAATTAGAgctcggcacaacttttattacatatttggtCCTCAGCCCTAATAactgcctcaatacgaggcctaaatcccttggaTACCTTGATTGTCTGGTCTGACTCGAACTAGGCTCAGTGATTCTTCATGTAAGACTAGAAATTCATATAAGGAGTAGCACACAGCCTCTCATCCAGACTCGCCCAGATAAAGTAGTTCAAGGGGTTCGTGTCTGGAGTGGAGGgaggccacatgttgaggtacCAAAAGACCGGAAAGTTGTCACTTTTGAAAGCCTGGCTCATAGCAGTGAGATGCCACAGAGCTccatcttgagtgaaaacaaagttgttccCGAACTTTTATCTGGCACAATGTAGCACTTTCTTATACAGAAGTTCGATATGTGCCACTCCTTCCTCTCCAAGGAGGTTGACTTCACCTGTGCTGGTCactggactttttttttgttctaaagacATTGCTTGGATGTTCGGTTATGATTTTGGGGATGTTCTCTCCTTATTCATAGTGGCAAatgttttccaaatttttgttggccttgagaaaattaaaaatcttctttgctctttccaactgtCTCAGGTTGCTCTGTTCAGAGCCAAGATGTCTTGCTATTCTCCTCCTTGATTTTGCACTTAagtcattccggattgaaaatactaaaagatgtaccactagataagatcaaccctgtatatgctttttatacgtatatgtactgcaaattaaaaataagtatatcaaACTTTAACATATTGtatttaatctttaatattttataggagGCATAATGGTTTTTATGATCATTCTCTTTTCCGTGGTTGTAGCTCATTTGCCTGTTGACCCTCTAAATCTTTTACATGGTACATTCATTCCAAAAATTCCTCCGGGTGCGTAAGTAGACTCGATGTCCAGAACTCCGAGggatctttataatatttttttatattacatttattttgatcaatgaccaaatcaaattatttaccaaCTTTTTTTAGGATCTGCTGACATTGTTATATCCCTAGTTGGAACCACGTCCCTTgggtttaatttatttcttggcTCTTCCATGGCAGAAGGCAAGTCCATGAATTCTATGAGATTTGGCATTGCCTTTTCCACTTTATCAGCTTTCATTGTATCTTCATTAATTCTAATTGTTGGGAGTGGTGTAGACAACAAAGTTTCAAAGTCTGCAAGTTCATTCAGTATTGAAAGACTTTCCTCACTTGTagatatattattgataaatacctTATTGTATCAAAGCATCTCTTATTTAATTACGCTTAGGTTAAAGCAATAACTGGAGAAGTTGGTGTTTACATTTTTTCCTTAGGATTTGTGGCAGCAGCTCTTAGTTCCATGTTAGCTGTACCGTTAGGTGCTGGACTGACCATTCAATCTGTTTTCACAGATACTGTAAGTCCTTCATTATTTCATGCTTTGAATATACTGTGTATGTGTTTTTGAAGGAGGATGAGTCCGTGGAAATCGGCAAAGGAACACAGAAAAGTACATTTCCAAAGTACATTTACATTGGATTACAAATAGTAATGGTCATAATTTCAATAGTTGTGATATCGAGTGGAGTGAAGCCAGAGCATGTTATTCAATTGGCACAAGTAGTCAATGGATGCATTTTACcatttttctccattttactccttttatgtataaatgattCCAACTTTATGGGAGGGGAAAATAAGCAGCcgattttgtcaaatattgtaATGATCATTTGCGTCACCATAACTCTGTTTTTAGCTATGAATTCAATCATTGATAACATATTTGGTACTTTCAAAAATGATACTCATTTTGAAACCATCAAGTAAAACCAATTCGAATTtagcattaaaatattattaatatccatTTCTTTTGTACTTCTTATAGGTTAAGTTGTTCAGGTGTAATAAGCGTTTTAGCTATGACCTTGCTGTTGTTTTTTGGAcagatttataagaaaatactgCCAATAAATTGATGgagtcttattttattaatgtattattatattagaagcatttcaaatttgtctcgatatatttctatatttatttatgtaattaaattaattaaactaacaTTACAGAAGTAACTATACATATTTCTTaggtatttacttttttagtcCGTTTAGTCTACTATTTCTCCTTCCTAATAGTGGTACATAGTCTCGTGTTGGctcttatttattcagtacaTCCCATTCTTAGGATTGGTCCTTGGACTTTTTCCTGCAAATGTCAATAGTTTATTAATAGTGGGTGGGgtgtaaaaatcaaatttaattttagcccTGCTATACGGATTCAAAAGCAccttttaagcactctagaaaatataatttttaatttccagcaaaaaaacaaacaaaaaaaaccaaaaaacactATCCTGAAAATTACTTATTCGGTCATGATTGTGtaagttttgaaattcaaacttctgaattcctttacaaatagataatgtcgttaaaaaacgtcattttcaaatggctatagaTGTCAAAAAATGCCTTTTGAAGATTAAAAGTtgacaaacataactttttcattaaaatataatagagGATTGAATTAACAGGTCACCTTGATCTGGACCTTGTAGAAGCTATTGACGTGCCTCTTGAGGTCACCCAGTACACAGTAGAACAATTACAGACCAGCACTCCATGTTTTTGGTTATGACGCACTTATTTTTTGGTTGACTTTCcctattttttattacagtttgtgtAGACGattgtttaaaataagttatttgggTTAAGCATTTGAATAGGACAGAGGtacgtcatttaaaaaagtgttgcattttaaacGGAGAGGCCTGTATAGACCggaataattatagaaaatgagAAATACCCTGCTTAATGACGTCAAGAGATATCTATTTTACCTTATTGAAGGACCGACAATTGAGACTGGTCTGGACcacagtcctaaataaggacctgTACAACAGTAGTGATGTCTTGTGATTCTATGTCATGTGTAcatactttttggaaatttttgacttGGTCATGAccgattttgattatttttaatgaagatgTTTATTCCGACAAAAGGACACTATGTCTGAAATTTTAGATTGATACAAGCACGAGTGATCGTTTTGGAGTCTCTcaaattttgggcattttt is part of the Lepeophtheirus salmonis chromosome 7, UVic_Lsal_1.4, whole genome shotgun sequence genome and harbors:
- the LOC121121559 gene encoding divalent metal cation transporter MntH — its product is MKANTKYILDTILNLLYWSTLSACTVGPGTVVTCARAGYAYGFQLIWALGFASILAYTLQEGAARLTINSGRSLGECIRYKYAHAYPIYKTALICWIISISVFIGNTFYEANNFAGGLAAIYTLPPVYETVITRVVTCLIYAAIVIALLVFDSTQSLGYLLGGIMVFMIILFSVVVAHLPVDPLNLLHGTFIPKIPPGSADIVISLVGTTSLGFNLFLGSSMAEGKSMNSMRFGIAFSTLSAFIVSSLILIVGSGVDNKVSKSASSFSIERLSSLVKAITGEVGVYIFSLGFVAAALSSMLAVPLGAGLTIQSVFTDTEDESVEIGKGTQKSTFPKYIYIGLQIVMVIISIVVISSGVKPEHVIQLAQVVNGCILPFFSILLLLCINDSNFMGGENKQPILSNIVMIICVTITLFLAMNSIIDNIFGTFKNDTHFETIKLSCSGVISVLAMTLLLFFGQIYKKILPIN